CGCCGACCGGGTGGAACACCTCTTTGGCGAAGCCGTCACCCCCGGGCGGTGCGCCCGGGTCGAGCCGGCGCACCTCGCTGCCCTGGCTCAGGCAGACCACGCCGAAGGGCGCGCCCGCCTTGTGGCAGCGGCCGATCATGTCGAGGTAACGCACCTCGAAGATGCGCAACGGCAACCAGCCGCCCGGGAACAGGACGGTCTGCAACGGGAAAAGGGGCAGCTGCGAGAGCTTGAGTGCTTCGGCCGCCGGGCCGCTGCTCAATCGTTCACCACCGCGTCGGCGCTCTGGCGCTGCAGCATGGCCAGCAGGTTGGCCACGGTGCCCGCGAGTTCGCGACGGTCGCAGATGAAGTCGACCGCGCCCTTGGTCTGCAGGAATTCGGCACGCTGGAAGCCCTCGGGCAGCTTCACGCGCACGGTGTTCTCGATCACGCGCGGGCCCGCGAAGCCGATCAGGGCCTTGGGCTCGGCGATGACCACGTCGCCCACGAAGGCGAAGCCGGCGCTCACGCCGCCCATGGTGGGGTCGGTGAGCACGCTGATGTAGGGCAGGCCCTTCTTGGCCAGGCGCGTGAGCGCGGCGTTGGTCTTGGCCATCTGCATCAGCGAGAGCAGGCCTTCCTGCATGCGCGCCCCGCCGGTGGCGGTGAAGCACAGGAAGGGCACCTTCTGCGCGATGGCTTCCTCGACGCCGCGCACGAAGCGCTCGCCGACCACCGAGCCCATGGAGCCGCCCATGAAGTCGAACTCGAAGCACGCGGCCACCAGGCTGATGCCCTTGACCGCACCGCCCATGACGATCAGCGCGTCGGTCTCGCCGGTGCTCTCCAGGGCTTCTTTCAGGCGCTCGGGGTACTTGCGGCTGTCCTTGAACTTCAGCGCGTCCACGGGCAGCACCTCCTGCCCGATCTCGTAGCGGCCCTCGGCGTCGAGGAAGGCGTTGAGGCGGGCGCGCGCACCGATGCGGTGGTGGTGCGAGCAGTGGGGGCACACGTTCTGGTTCTTCTCGAGGTCGTTCTTGTATAGAACGGCCTCGCAGCTCGGGCATTTCACCCACAGGCCTTCGGGCACGCTGCGGCGCTCGGTGGGGTCGGTGGGGGAGATCTTGGGGGGGAGCAGTTTTTCGAGCCAGGACATGCGGTACTCCAGGGGAGGAGGGCGGATTATGCGTCCAGCGCTTTTCGGATTGTGCGCAGGAACTGGACGGCGACGGGCACCACTTTTTCGTGGGGCTCGTCCTCGATGAGCTGGATCAGCTTGCTGCCGATCACCACGGCGTCGGCGCTGCGGCCGATGGCGCGCGCGGTGTCGGCGTCGCGGATCCCGAAACCCACGCCCACGGGAATG
This is a stretch of genomic DNA from Hydrogenophaga crocea. It encodes these proteins:
- the accD gene encoding acetyl-CoA carboxylase, carboxyltransferase subunit beta, yielding MSWLEKLLPPKISPTDPTERRSVPEGLWVKCPSCEAVLYKNDLEKNQNVCPHCSHHHRIGARARLNAFLDAEGRYEIGQEVLPVDALKFKDSRKYPERLKEALESTGETDALIVMGGAVKGISLVAACFEFDFMGGSMGSVVGERFVRGVEEAIAQKVPFLCFTATGGARMQEGLLSLMQMAKTNAALTRLAKKGLPYISVLTDPTMGGVSAGFAFVGDVVIAEPKALIGFAGPRVIENTVRVKLPEGFQRAEFLQTKGAVDFICDRRELAGTVANLLAMLQRQSADAVVND